In a genomic window of Sarcophilus harrisii chromosome 4, mSarHar1.11, whole genome shotgun sequence:
- the ENSA gene encoding alpha-endosulfine, producing the protein MSQKQEAENPSEETGEEKQDTQEKEGILPERAEEAKLKAKYPSLGQKPGGSDFLMKRLQKGQKYFDSGDYNMAKAKMKNKQLPSAGPDKNSVTGDHIPTPQDLPQRKSSLVTSKLAGGQVE; encoded by the exons ATGTCCCAGAAACAGGAGGCTGAAAACCCCTCGGAGGAGACCGGAGAGGAGAAGCAG GACACACAGGAGAAAGAAGGTATTCTCCCCGAGAGAGCTGAGGAGGCAAAGCTAAAGGCCAAATACCCAAGCCTGGGACAAAAGCCTGGGGGCTCAGACTTCCTCATGAAGAGACTCCAGAAGGGG CAAAAGTACTTTGACTCAGGAGACTACAACATGGCCAAAGCCAAGATGAAGAACAAACAGCTGCCAAGTGCAGGACCAGACAAGAACTCAGTGACAGGAGACCATATCCCCACACCGCAGGACCTGCCCCAGAGAAAGTCCTCCCTCGTCACCAGCAAGCTTGCGGG TGGCCAAGTTGAATGA